A region of Methermicoccus shengliensis DSM 18856 DNA encodes the following proteins:
- a CDS encoding dockerin type I domain-containing protein, with the protein MNIVDASLVGLHWNARRGTAGYHHGADLNNDDRVNILDAALVGLNWNRVASSGGV; encoded by the coding sequence GTGAACATAGTGGATGCCTCCTTGGTGGGCCTGCACTGGAACGCACGCCGTGGCACCGCTGGATACCACCATGGCGCTGACCTGAACAACGACGACAGAGTGAACATACTGGATGCCGCCCTCGTGGGGCTGAACTGGAACAGGGTGGCATCGTCTGGAGGTGTGTGA
- a CDS encoding bifunctional alpha,alpha-trehalose-phosphate synthase (UDP-forming)/trehalose-phosphatase encodes MGRLLIVSNRLPISVEKRREKLSFHPSMGGVATGLGAFHRAHDSLWIGWPGVALDELSEHERCELERRLEDERCRPVFLSASDVEGYYHGFCNRTIWPLFHCFTQYPVYEKELWERYRRVNEAFCDAVLRVAGEDDVVWVHDYQLMLLPKLIREQRPDATIGFFLHIPFPSFEVFRLLPWRRELLDGMLGADLVGLHTYHYAQNFIESVRQLFGYEDSFGQITAGERVVKVDVFPMGIPYERFASAVHDPAVQREAKKMLRQTVGRKVILSIDRMDYTKGILQRLKAFDAFLERYPEYRERVTLILVAVPSRTGVEHYAQLKRKVNELVGNINGKHATMGWIPIWYMSRGLPFKRLVALYSIADVALITPLRDGMNLMAKEFIASKTDGRGVLILSEMAGAAEELGEAIIVNPNSEEEVVHAMRRALEMPQQEQVERNRIMQARLRRYDVGRWAGEFLEGLKAIRATQMELKARRLTPEVREGLLRDYASAERRLILLDYDGTLVPFERRPERAVPDEELLGLLDALSREPKNRVVVISGRSRATLDAWFGSLDVVLIAEHGVWVRQGEEWERTESIGSEWKEEIRPLLELYVDRTPGSFIEEKDFSLVWHYRNADPRLASIRARELKDALLSMTANLNLGVMEGSKVLEIKDAVINKGRSALRCMSWEDWDFILAVGDDRTDEDMFAVLPAWAYSIKVGLGLSRARFSMGSHHEVRGLLGELVAIEDEG; translated from the coding sequence ATGGGTAGGCTGCTGATAGTGTCGAACCGATTGCCCATCAGCGTGGAGAAGAGGAGGGAAAAACTGAGCTTTCACCCCAGCATGGGTGGTGTTGCCACCGGGCTCGGTGCCTTTCACAGGGCGCACGACTCGCTGTGGATTGGCTGGCCCGGTGTGGCGCTGGATGAGCTGAGCGAGCACGAAAGATGTGAGCTGGAGCGCAGGCTCGAGGACGAGCGATGCCGTCCCGTGTTCCTCTCGGCGAGCGACGTGGAGGGCTACTACCATGGCTTTTGCAACAGGACGATATGGCCCCTCTTCCACTGCTTCACCCAGTACCCAGTGTATGAGAAGGAGCTGTGGGAGCGCTACAGGAGGGTAAACGAGGCGTTCTGTGATGCAGTGCTGAGGGTGGCGGGAGAGGACGACGTGGTGTGGGTTCACGACTACCAGCTGATGCTGCTCCCGAAGCTCATCAGAGAGCAGCGCCCAGATGCCACCATAGGCTTCTTCCTTCACATTCCCTTCCCCTCGTTCGAGGTGTTCCGCCTGCTGCCGTGGAGAAGGGAGCTACTGGATGGGATGCTGGGAGCCGACCTCGTGGGCCTTCACACCTACCACTATGCCCAGAACTTCATCGAGAGCGTGCGCCAGCTGTTCGGCTATGAGGACTCCTTTGGGCAGATAACTGCTGGTGAGCGCGTGGTAAAGGTGGATGTGTTCCCCATGGGGATACCCTATGAGCGCTTTGCCAGTGCGGTGCACGACCCAGCGGTGCAGAGGGAGGCGAAAAAGATGCTCAGGCAGACTGTGGGGCGCAAGGTCATCCTGTCCATCGACCGCATGGACTATACCAAGGGCATCCTTCAGCGGCTGAAGGCGTTCGATGCGTTCTTGGAGCGCTATCCAGAGTACAGGGAAAGGGTGACCCTCATACTGGTGGCAGTACCCTCCCGCACGGGAGTGGAGCACTATGCCCAGCTGAAGAGGAAGGTCAACGAGCTCGTGGGGAACATCAACGGAAAGCACGCCACGATGGGCTGGATTCCCATCTGGTACATGTCCCGTGGGCTGCCCTTCAAGAGGCTCGTTGCGCTGTATTCAATCGCTGACGTGGCACTCATCACCCCCCTGAGGGATGGAATGAACCTGATGGCAAAGGAGTTCATCGCCTCCAAGACGGATGGCAGGGGCGTGCTGATACTGAGCGAGATGGCTGGGGCTGCCGAGGAGCTGGGAGAGGCAATCATCGTGAACCCAAACAGTGAGGAGGAGGTCGTGCATGCCATGAGGCGGGCGCTGGAGATGCCCCAGCAGGAGCAGGTGGAGCGCAACAGAATCATGCAGGCAAGGCTCAGGCGGTATGACGTGGGGCGGTGGGCAGGCGAGTTTCTGGAGGGGTTGAAGGCAATCAGAGCAACGCAGATGGAGCTCAAGGCACGAAGGCTCACCCCAGAGGTGAGGGAGGGGCTGCTGAGGGATTATGCATCCGCAGAGAGGCGGCTGATACTGCTGGACTATGACGGCACCCTCGTTCCGTTCGAGAGGAGACCAGAAAGGGCAGTGCCCGATGAGGAGCTGCTCGGACTGCTCGATGCCCTGTCCCGCGAGCCCAAGAACAGGGTGGTGGTGATAAGCGGGCGAAGCAGGGCGACGCTGGACGCATGGTTTGGCAGCCTCGATGTGGTGCTCATTGCTGAGCACGGCGTGTGGGTCAGGCAGGGAGAGGAATGGGAGAGGACAGAGTCCATCGGGAGCGAGTGGAAGGAAGAGATACGCCCATTGCTCGAGCTCTACGTGGACAGGACTCCTGGCTCGTTCATCGAGGAAAAGGACTTCTCCTTGGTGTGGCACTACCGCAATGCAGACCCCCGCCTCGCCTCTATAAGGGCAAGGGAGCTGAAGGATGCCCTGCTGAGCATGACTGCCAACCTCAACCTCGGGGTGATGGAGGGCAGCAAGGTGCTCGAAATCAAGGATGCCGTCATCAACAAGGGCAGGTCTGCGCTGCGGTGCATGTCCTGGGAGGACTGGGATTTCATTCTCGCTGTGGGCGATGACAGGACGGACGAGGACATGTTTGCCGTGCTGCCCGCATGGGCTTACTCCATCAAGGTGGGGCTTGGGCTCTCGAGGGCGAGATTCAGCATGGGCTCCCACCATGAGGTGAGGGGGCTGCTCGGGGAGCTTGTCGCCATAGAGGACGAGGGCTGA